In Prunus dulcis chromosome 2, ALMONDv2, whole genome shotgun sequence, a single genomic region encodes these proteins:
- the LOC117618086 gene encoding uncharacterized protein LOC117618086, with the protein MPILSYEDNVIFSVVLERCVGSLVGEMVVEDVESGGEASKREFRRRLRFKRMSNLVQTEVRIVPNTGFGLDYVEIGEVEFRLDNSILVHPYLVPMLASRQLIAFYIKGWIRSRFRLKALCLGVGGGALLGFLKAKLGFQVVGVEDKEVLRVATKYYGLEDGGEHINVCVGDAIKVIEKLAGRGQSLVLLVLTR; encoded by the coding sequence ATGCCCATTTTGAGTTATGAGGATAATGTGATTTTTAGTGTGGTTTTGGAGAGGTGTGTTGGGTCTTTGGTTGGTGAAATGGTGGTGGAAGATGTGGAGAGTGGTGGTGAGGCTTCGAAGAGGGAGTTTAGGAGGCGTTTGAGGTTTAAAAGAATGTCCAATTTGGTTCAAACGGAGGTACGTATTGTCCCCAACACGGGTTTTGGCTTGGATTATGTGGAAATTGGAGAAGTAGAGTTTAGGCTGGATAATAGTATTTTAGTGCACCCTTACTTGGTTCCTATGTTGGCAAGTCGTCAGTTGattgctttttatattaaggGATGGATTCGAAGTAGGTTTAGGCTGAAAGCTTTGTGTTTAGGAGTTGGAGGTGGAGCTTTGCTTGGATTTTTAAAAGCCAAACTGGGATTTCAGGTTGTGGGTGTGGAGGACAAGGAAGTTTTAAGAGTTGCTACGAAGTATTATGGACTGGAAGATGGTGGTGAGCATATCAATGTTTGCGTTGGAGATGCAATAAAAGTTATTGAGAAACTTGCTGGTCGAGGACAAAGTTTGGTTCTTTTGGTGCTCACGAGATAG